The proteins below come from a single Ignavibacteria bacterium genomic window:
- the holA gene encoding DNA polymerase III subunit delta produces MAKSKVPVPSIYTIGKFLKKDTFLPVYFFYGEDSYSIENAARAVEVALQPYLSSDFDKEVISGRERTAMEVIDAASAFPFGSEKKLMIVKDFDELKGDKKKLKAFVENPPSFTTVVFTKLGNITNVEAEPYFTFLKKGYLFEANELKGNELASWIVKYAAKKSKVISPENAALLIDTIGENRSLIEMQLQKIFAYLGEGREITREVIFNISSALKEFTIFDLQNALGAGNKTKALETAYNLLDKGKEVLFIISMLNRYFTAVAQVPELTRSNVPDNEAARIIGTHPFYYKDYKKAAMYYRDQRLLRIARALFKADLTVKTSSADPKTVITILLAEIFQ; encoded by the coding sequence ATGGCAAAATCGAAAGTTCCCGTACCGTCTATATATACAATAGGAAAGTTCCTTAAGAAGGATACTTTCCTTCCCGTTTACTTCTTCTATGGCGAAGACAGCTACAGCATTGAAAACGCTGCAAGAGCCGTTGAAGTGGCCTTGCAGCCTTATCTTTCCAGCGACTTTGACAAGGAAGTAATAAGCGGAAGGGAAAGAACCGCAATGGAGGTAATTGATGCAGCCTCCGCCTTCCCGTTCGGAAGTGAAAAAAAACTGATGATTGTAAAGGACTTTGATGAGTTAAAGGGGGATAAAAAAAAGCTGAAGGCTTTTGTAGAAAATCCTCCCTCCTTTACGACAGTAGTTTTTACAAAGCTGGGCAATATTACAAACGTAGAGGCCGAGCCTTATTTTACATTTCTTAAGAAAGGATACCTTTTCGAGGCCAACGAGCTCAAAGGGAATGAACTGGCTTCCTGGATTGTCAAATACGCAGCCAAAAAAAGCAAGGTTATCTCTCCGGAAAACGCGGCGCTTCTTATCGATACCATAGGGGAGAACAGGAGCCTCATTGAAATGCAGCTCCAGAAGATCTTTGCTTACCTTGGCGAGGGAAGGGAAATTACGCGTGAAGTGATTTTTAATATCTCTTCGGCCTTAAAAGAGTTTACAATTTTCGACCTTCAGAATGCACTGGGTGCAGGCAATAAAACAAAGGCTCTGGAAACAGCATATAACCTCCTGGACAAGGGGAAAGAAGTTCTTTTTATTATCTCCATGCTGAACAGGTACTTTACGGCAGTTGCACAGGTGCCTGAACTTACAAGGAGCAATGTACCCGATAACGAGGCTGCAAGAATTATTGGAACCCATCCCTTTTATTACAAGGACTACAAAAAGGCAGCCATGTATTACAGGGACCAGAGGCTCTTAAGAATTGCACGTGCCCTTTTTAAGGCTGATCTGACGGTAAAAACCTCTTCAGCCGACCCCAAAACCGTCATTACGATCCTTCTGGCGGAGATTTTTCAGTGA